The following proteins are co-located in the Helicobacter acinonychis genome:
- a CDS encoding single-stranded DNA-binding protein: MFNKVIMVGRLTRNVELKYLPSGSAVATIGLATNRRFKKQDGTLGEEVCFIDVRLFGRTAEIANQYLSKGSSVLIEGRLTYESWTDQMGKKNSRHTITADALQFMDKKSDNSQANAMQDSVMHENFNNAYPTNYNAPSQDPFNQAPSYSQNAYTKENLQAQPSKYQNSVPEINIDEEEIPF; the protein is encoded by the coding sequence ATGTTTAATAAAGTGATTATGGTAGGGCGTTTGACTAGGAATGTGGAGTTGAAATATTTGCCTAGCGGTTCAGCTGTAGCTACAATAGGTTTGGCGACAAATAGGCGTTTTAAAAAACAAGACGGTACGCTAGGCGAAGAAGTGTGCTTTATAGATGTGCGCTTGTTTGGGCGAACGGCTGAAATTGCCAATCAATATTTGAGCAAGGGGTCAAGCGTTTTAATAGAAGGGCGTTTGACTTATGAAAGCTGGACGGATCAAATGGGCAAAAAAAATTCTCGCCACACTATCACAGCAGATGCGTTGCAATTTATGGACAAGAAGTCAGACAACTCTCAAGCTAACGCCATGCAAGATAGTGTTATGCATGAGAATTTCAACAACGCTTATCCAACGAATTATAACGCCCCTAGCCAAGATCCTTTTAACCAAGCCCCTAGTTATTCTCAAAATGCTTATACTAAAGAGAATTTACAGGCACAGCCATCTAAATACCAAAACAGCGTGCCTGAAATCAATATTGATGAAGAAGAAATCCCCTTTTAA
- the rpsF gene encoding 30S ribosomal protein S6 has product MRHYETMFILKPTLVEEEIKSKIEFYKEVITKHNGVIETSLDMGMRNLAYEIKKHKRGYYYVMYFKAEPSMILELERLYRINEDVLRFIVIKYDSKKEVEAWHALVDRANKKPSHAKEKHEKTEHAHSHHTEEAGSKESHSE; this is encoded by the coding sequence ATGAGGCATTATGAAACGATGTTTATTCTCAAACCTACTTTAGTAGAAGAAGAGATTAAATCAAAGATTGAGTTTTATAAAGAAGTGATCACTAAGCATAACGGCGTGATTGAAACAAGCCTAGATATGGGCATGCGTAATTTAGCTTATGAAATCAAAAAGCATAAAAGAGGCTATTACTATGTGATGTATTTCAAGGCAGAGCCGTCAATGATTTTAGAGCTTGAAAGATTGTATCGCATCAATGAAGATGTGTTGCGTTTCATTGTAATCAAATACGACAGCAAGAAAGAAGTAGAAGCGTGGCATGCGTTAGTGGATAGGGCTAATAAAAAGCCATCACACGCTAAAGAAAAACACGAAAAAACCGAACACGCACACTCTCATCACACAGAGGAAGCAGGAAGTAAAGAATCTCATAGCGAGTGA
- the secG gene encoding preprotein translocase subunit SecG, translating into MTSTLLGSQIVLAVLIVVVVLLQKSSSIGLGAYSGSNESLFGAKGPASFMAKLTMFLGLLFVINTIALGYLYNKEYGKSILDETKTNKELSPLVPATGTLNSTLNPTLNPTLNPLEQAPTNPLIPKEAPKTLPKESPKKNDVKKNDVKKSDTKKTKENAKTHPTTQHKPKTHATQTNAHKNQKKDEK; encoded by the coding sequence ATGACAAGCACTCTGTTAGGCTCACAAATTGTTTTAGCGGTATTGATTGTAGTGGTGGTTTTGTTGCAAAAAAGTTCTAGCATCGGTTTAGGGGCTTATAGTGGGAGCAACGAATCTTTATTTGGCGCTAAAGGACCCGCAAGCTTTATGGCGAAATTAACCATGTTTTTAGGTCTTTTATTTGTCATCAACACCATCGCTCTAGGCTATCTTTATAACAAAGAATACGGCAAAAGTATTTTAGATGAAACCAAAACCAACAAAGAGCTTTCGCCTTTGGTCCCTGCCACCGGCACGCTTAACTCTACACTCAATCCCACATTAAACCCAACGCTTAACCCTTTAGAACAAGCCCCCACTAACCCTTTAATACCAAAAGAAGCCCCTAAAACACTCCCTAAAGAAAGCCCCAAAAAGAATGATGTTAAGAAAAACGATGTTAAAAAGAGCGATACCAAAAAAACCAAAGAAAACGCAAAAACGCACCCAACCACCCAGCACAAACCCAAAACGCATGCAACGCAAACCAACGCCCATAAAAACCAAAAAAAGGATGAAAAATAA
- a CDS encoding methyltransferase domain-containing protein, whose amino-acid sequence MDSLHSNKHAFNRHAKTYHLFAHIQQQIAIYLMQFLKQKHYDKVLDLGSGSGAVFKALEQQNIMIEDFIALDNSINMLKLHPTHSSNIQKISLEHADFEEYVFQTYDLILSSSSLQWARDLKSVLEKMAFSSKEVALAIHTDFSLHEVHEFLGTPSPLRDIKTLKSLIKDAFKNFQIELENKRFALYFSHKQDCLNYLKKCGLLGGSTLSFKQKKHFFQNMAFEKLSYEVLLFSGIRRS is encoded by the coding sequence TTGGACTCTTTACATTCAAATAAGCATGCATTCAACAGGCATGCAAAAACTTATCATCTTTTTGCCCATATCCAACAACAAATCGCTATCTATCTCATGCAATTTTTAAAACAAAAACATTACGATAAAGTTTTGGACTTAGGCTCAGGGAGTGGGGCTGTTTTTAAAGCTTTAGAGCAGCAAAATATTATGATTGAAGACTTTATCGCACTGGATAATTCTATTAACATGCTCAAGTTACACCCCACGCATTCTAGCAACATTCAAAAAATTTCTCTAGAGCATGCGGATTTTGAAGAATATGTTTTTCAAACTTATGATTTGATATTATCTTCTTCATCGTTGCAATGGGCTAGGGATTTAAAAAGCGTTTTAGAAAAAATGGCTTTTTCTAGTAAGGAAGTCGCACTAGCGATCCATACAGATTTTAGTTTGCATGAAGTGCATGAGTTTTTAGGCACGCCTTCGCCTTTAAGGGATATTAAAACGCTCAAATCCTTAATCAAAGACGCTTTTAAAAATTTTCAAATAGAATTGGAAAACAAGCGCTTCGCCCTTTATTTCAGCCACAAACAAGATTGCTTGAATTACCTTAAAAAATGCGGTCTTTTAGGGGGTTCAACGCTGAGTTTTAAGCAAAAAAAACATTTCTTTCAAAACATGGCGTTTGAAAAGTTGAGTTATGAAGTGTTACTATTTTCGGGGATTAGGCGCTCTTAA
- a CDS encoding RDD family protein has protein sequence MATKKNKTLEKKQALESPLKGLNLSLRLKAFITDIFMIYTPMLYIMTYMILGSAKDFRENQSAIFLCLLFYALTHSFFIAFKSQSPGMRYARFRLVKNNGERVGFFLALWRFILWVLSMGLLVGFVAPFIFKLFLHDKFSGTHIETIKEE, from the coding sequence GTGGCAACTAAAAAAAATAAAACCCTAGAAAAAAAACAAGCGTTAGAAAGCCCCTTAAAAGGGCTGAATCTCTCTTTACGCTTAAAGGCCTTTATCACCGATATTTTTATGATTTATACCCCCATGCTTTACATCATGACTTACATGATTTTAGGGAGTGCGAAGGATTTTAGGGAAAATCAAAGCGCGATTTTTTTGTGTCTCCTTTTTTACGCTCTAACGCACAGCTTTTTTATCGCTTTTAAATCCCAAAGCCCTGGTATGCGTTACGCTCGTTTTAGATTAGTCAAAAATAATGGCGAAAGAGTGGGCTTTTTTTTGGCGTTGTGGCGCTTTATTTTGTGGGTATTGAGCATGGGGTTACTCGTGGGGTTTGTTGCACCTTTTATTTTTAAGTTGTTTTTGCATGACAAATTCAGCGGCACTCATATTGAAACCATCAAGGAGGAATAG
- the trpS gene encoding tryptophan--tRNA ligase — protein sequence MQKKRVFSGIQPTGQIHLGNYLGAIKHWVKMQDEYENLFCVVNSHAITLPIDPKILQSQSYDLVKLLLACGISPKQSGLFIQSEVDEHPALAWLLDCQVSMGEMQRMTQFKDKSLKNPKSVNVGLFNYPILMASDILLYQSDLVPVGEDQKQHLELTRNIAEKFNRDFGDCFKVPEPLIAKVGARVMGLDEPQVKMSKSHKGVNHAIFLLDEPDIIVRKIKKATTDSIGTIQFDAAREGIFNLLNIYMLLSGESQENIEERFRNKGYGDFKKELAEVIIQALKPIQERYKEISDDEVKAILNHGVEKAKPLARATYQKAKELMGLV from the coding sequence ATGCAAAAAAAACGAGTCTTTTCAGGCATTCAACCAACAGGGCAAATCCATTTGGGCAACTATCTAGGAGCGATCAAACACTGGGTAAAAATGCAAGATGAATATGAAAACCTTTTTTGTGTCGTCAATTCGCATGCGATCACTCTCCCCATAGACCCTAAAATTTTACAATCTCAAAGTTATGATCTCGTTAAATTGCTTTTAGCTTGTGGGATTAGTCCCAAGCAATCTGGGTTATTCATCCAAAGTGAAGTTGATGAGCATCCGGCTTTAGCATGGCTATTAGATTGTCAAGTGTCTATGGGGGAAATGCAACGAATGACGCAATTTAAAGACAAGTCTTTAAAAAACCCTAAAAGCGTGAATGTGGGGCTTTTCAATTACCCTATTTTAATGGCGTCAGACATTTTATTATACCAGAGCGATTTAGTGCCAGTGGGCGAAGATCAAAAACAGCATTTAGAGCTCACACGAAACATTGCAGAAAAATTTAACAGGGATTTTGGAGACTGCTTTAAAGTCCCTGAGCCTTTGATCGCTAAAGTAGGGGCAAGGGTTATGGGGCTAGATGAACCGCAAGTGAAGATGAGTAAATCGCATAAGGGGGTTAATCATGCGATCTTTCTTTTAGATGAACCAGATATTATTGTAAGAAAAATCAAAAAAGCGACCACGGATTCCATAGGCACTATTCAATTTGATGCGGCAAGAGAGGGGATTTTTAATCTTTTAAATATCTACATGCTTTTAAGCGGTGAAAGTCAAGAAAACATAGAAGAGCGTTTCAGAAATAAAGGCTATGGGGATTTTAAAAAAGAATTGGCTGAAGTGATCATTCAAGCTTTAAAACCCATCCAAGAAAGATACAAAGAAATCAGCGATGATGAAGTGAAAGCCATTTTAAATCATGGCGTAGAAAAAGCCAAGCCTTTAGCGAGGGCGACTTACCAAAAAGCTAAAGAATTGATGGGGTTGGTTTAG
- a CDS encoding SH3 domain-containing protein, with protein sequence MKSFLKLFGQPSLVVLGFMLAYVLVHAELGLSVKKNHIEISQNAEKNEMEYQNSTISHKQKEANTSATITEESPTKNTLLPLETASQEEEAKQEIKQEIKQEQAIQNTQNNAPSIQSDQKTPAIGKKPLEYKVIVSGVNVRSFPSIKGKIIGLLLKNTSVKVLEIQKDWAEVEFTKETKGYVFLKYLKKVE encoded by the coding sequence ATGAAATCTTTTTTAAAACTTTTTGGACAACCTTCGTTGGTGGTTTTAGGGTTTATGTTGGCGTATGTTTTAGTGCATGCTGAACTTGGCTTGTCTGTGAAAAAAAATCACATTGAAATAAGCCAAAATGCAGAAAAAAACGAGATGGAATACCAAAACAGCACGATTTCACATAAGCAAAAAGAAGCCAATACCTCTGCAACTATTACAGAAGAAAGCCCTACTAAAAACACTCTTTTACCTTTAGAAACAGCTTCGCAGGAAGAAGAAGCCAAACAAGAGATTAAGCAAGAAATCAAACAAGAGCAAGCGATCCAAAACACACAAAATAACGCACCCTCCATTCAAAGCGATCAAAAAACCCCTGCAATTGGAAAAAAACCTTTAGAGTATAAAGTCATCGTTAGTGGCGTGAATGTGCGATCCTTTCCTAGTATTAAAGGCAAAATCATAGGGTTGCTTTTGAAAAATACAAGCGTGAAAGTTTTAGAAATCCAAAAAGATTGGGCTGAAGTTGAATTCACTAAAGAAACAAAGGGCTATGTGTTTTTAAAGTATTTAAAAAAGGTTGAATAG
- the flgG gene encoding flagellar basal-body rod protein FlgG, with protein MLRSLYSATSGMLAQQTHIDTTSNNIANVNTTGFKKSRADFNDLFYQAMQYAGTNTSNTTLSPDGMEVGLGVRPSAITKMFSQGSPKETENNLDVAIVGKGFFQVQLPDGTTAYTRSGNFKLDEQGNLVTSEGYLLIPQITLPEDTTQVNIGVDGTVSVTQGLQTTSNVIGQITLANFVNPAGLHSMGDNLFSITNASGDAIVGNPDSQGLGKLRQGFLELSNVRLVEEMTDLITAQRAYEANSKSIQTADAMLQTVNSLKR; from the coding sequence ATGCTCCGCTCTCTCTATAGCGCTACTTCAGGGATGCTCGCCCAACAAACGCATATTGACACCACTTCAAACAATATCGCCAATGTCAATACTACTGGGTTTAAAAAATCTCGTGCGGATTTTAACGACTTGTTTTACCAAGCTATGCAATACGCTGGCACTAACACAAGCAATACGACCTTATCGCCAGATGGCATGGAAGTGGGCTTAGGCGTGCGCCCTAGTGCGATTACCAAAATGTTTTCGCAAGGCAGCCCTAAAGAAACGGAGAATAATTTAGATGTCGCCATTGTAGGCAAAGGCTTTTTTCAAGTCCAGCTTCCTGATGGCACTACCGCTTATACAAGGAGCGGTAATTTCAAGCTAGACGAACAGGGTAATCTTGTAACGAGCGAAGGCTATCTTCTTATCCCTCAAATCACTTTGCCTGAAGACACCACACAAGTGAATATCGGGGTGGATGGTACGGTGAGCGTGACTCAAGGCTTGCAAACGACTTCTAATGTGATTGGGCAAATCACTTTGGCTAATTTTGTCAATCCGGCGGGACTTCATTCTATGGGAGACAATTTGTTTTCAATCACCAATGCTAGTGGCGATGCGATTGTGGGCAATCCCGATTCTCAAGGTTTAGGCAAATTAAGGCAAGGCTTTTTGGAGCTTAGTAATGTGAGGTTGGTAGAAGAAATGACAGATCTAATCACCGCTCAAAGGGCTTATGAAGCGAATTCTAAAAGCATTCAAACCGCTGATGCTATGCTTCAAACGGTCAATTCTCTCAAACGCTAA
- the pyrE gene encoding orotate phosphoribosyltransferase, whose translation MDVKACYQNAKALLEGHFLLSSGFHSNYYLQSAKVLENPKLAEQLALELAKQIQNARLNIECVCSPAIGGILAGYELARALGVRFIFTERVNGVMALRRGFEVKPNEKILVCEDIITTGKSAMECAKVLEEKGAHIVAFAALANRGICKRTHSSLKAQEDACLPSELPLFALEDFVFDMHEPKHCPLCTTSVAIKPGSRGN comes from the coding sequence ATGGATGTCAAAGCATGTTATCAAAACGCTAAAGCGTTGTTGGAGGGGCATTTCTTACTCAGTAGCGGGTTTCATTCTAACTACTATTTGCAATCTGCTAAAGTGTTGGAAAACCCTAAATTAGCCGAACAATTAGCGCTAGAATTAGCCAAACAAATTCAAAACGCTCGTTTAAACATTGAATGCGTGTGCTCGCCTGCCATTGGGGGGATTTTAGCCGGGTATGAGCTTGCAAGGGCTTTGGGTGTGCGTTTTATTTTTACCGAAAGAGTGAATGGCGTTATGGCGTTAAGGCGTGGTTTTGAAGTCAAGCCAAATGAAAAAATTTTAGTGTGTGAAGACATTATCACTACAGGAAAATCCGCTATGGAATGCGCTAAAGTTTTAGAAGAAAAGGGTGCTCACATCGTGGCTTTTGCCGCTCTAGCTAATCGGGGTATTTGCAAACGCACCCATTCTTCTTTAAAGGCTCAAGAGGATGCATGTTTGCCTAGCGAACTGCCTCTTTTTGCTTTAGAAGATTTTGTTTTTGACATGCATGAGCCTAAGCATTGCCCTTTATGTACCACTAGCGTTGCTATCAAACCGGGAAGTCGTGGCAACTAA
- the holA gene encoding DNA polymerase III subunit delta: MYRKDLDHYLKQHLPKAVFLYGEFDFFIHYYTQAISSLFKLNNPNIETSLFYASDYEKSLIMTLLEQDSLFGESSLVVLKLDFALHKKFKENDINLFLKALERPSHNRLIIGLYNSKSDTTKYKYSSEAIVKFFQKSPLKDEAIYARFFTPKTWESLKLLQERANVLHLDISNHLLNTLFEINNEDLGIAFNDLDKLAILKAPITLEDIQELSSNAGDMDLQKLILGLFLKKSVLDIYDYLLKEGKRDADILRGLERYFYQLFLFFAHIKTTGSVDAKEILGYAPPKEITENYIKNAPRLKEAGYKRVFEIFRLWHIQSMQGQKELGFLYLTQIQKIINP, encoded by the coding sequence ATGTATCGTAAAGATTTGGATCATTATTTAAAACAGCATCTCCCTAAAGCGGTGTTTTTGTATGGGGAGTTTGATTTTTTCATCCATTATTACACTCAAGCGATTAGCTCACTTTTTAAGCTCAATAACCCTAACATAGAAACTTCGCTTTTTTATGCGAGCGATTATGAAAAAAGCCTTATTATGACCCTTTTAGAGCAAGATTCTTTATTTGGCGAGAGCAGTTTGGTTGTTTTAAAACTAGACTTTGCATTGCATAAGAAATTTAAAGAAAATGATATTAATCTTTTTTTAAAAGCACTAGAGCGGCCTAGCCATAATAGGCTTATCATAGGGCTTTATAACTCTAAAAGCGACACCACCAAATACAAATACAGCAGCGAGGCCATCGTTAAATTTTTCCAAAAAAGCCCCTTGAAAGATGAAGCGATTTATGCACGCTTTTTTACCCCTAAAACTTGGGAGAGTTTGAAACTCTTACAAGAAAGGGCTAATGTTTTACATTTAGACATCAGCAACCATCTTTTAAACACTCTTTTTGAAATCAATAACGAAGATTTAGGCATTGCGTTTAACGATTTAGACAAACTAGCGATTTTAAAGGCACCCATCACTTTAGAAGACATTCAAGAATTAAGCTCCAATGCGGGGGATATGGATTTGCAAAAGCTCATTTTAGGGCTTTTTCTTAAAAAAAGCGTTCTTGACATTTATGATTATTTGCTCAAAGAGGGCAAGAGGGATGCGGATATTTTAAGGGGTTTGGAAAGGTATTTTTACCAGCTTTTTTTATTTTTCGCTCACATTAAAACGACCGGTTCAGTGGATGCTAAAGAAATTTTAGGCTACGCTCCTCCTAAAGAAATCACCGAAAATTACATTAAAAACGCCCCGCGTTTGAAAGAAGCCGGCTATAAGAGGGTTTTTGAAATTTTTAGGTTGTGGCACATTCAAAGCATGCAAGGGCAAAAGGAATTAGGCTTTTTGTATTTGACCCAGATTCAAAAGATTATTAATCCTTAA
- a CDS encoding RNB domain-containing ribonuclease, producing the protein MQGFLRSLFFGVKKIPKPFAPLIRKGVLKETLELKKERWILKEGFDIGKIEWVKNKAFFISLARNYPKDPLIKNLPSSFKTDALILCQIEYSKKRPIAFFKAALLNESHTMIAYLTKENNQIVAIPFKEPFKKALILKHSQKSLLELPRHCVVKVDIKKREISEILGALEDPLIDENLSLNLFDRVKDFSKDCLGLAKRYAQLKASDFKCRVDYSHIPFITIDPKDAKDFDDAIFYDQEKKVLFVAVADVSEFVPKYSSLDKEARIRGFSVYFPNSVYPMLPLSLSQGACSLKAFEKRLALVYEIPLDDLKNVQLFQGVIEVRANCSYEEINHFLSTQQSSLSKDLQQSLLGFLEMALKLKKERLKKGFNFNSFENKLYLNQEGRIEKIETQQESDAHTLIEEAMLLANQSSARLLDKHFQNRGIYRTHKEPSLEQQKRLYAKLFDYEITRPKNMGFFPFLEHALKIAKEKNVEREVSRLMIKSQNLALYSPMQENHFGLGFASYTHFTSPIRRYSDLALHRLLKELLFHQAKGCSYLLEEMPELCSELNALQKKVALIERDFIKRKFARLALEYLEKEFLGVVLETKDEVIVGLKEWVGLKVLVKTNKIFKPLEKVRVKITHAHLILGQVRGEITERIKEHVS; encoded by the coding sequence ATGCAAGGGTTTTTAAGAAGCTTGTTTTTTGGGGTTAAAAAGATCCCTAAACCATTCGCCCCCTTAATAAGAAAGGGCGTTTTAAAAGAAACGCTTGAATTGAAAAAGGAGCGTTGGATTCTAAAAGAAGGCTTTGATATAGGCAAGATTGAATGGGTAAAAAATAAAGCGTTTTTTATTTCTTTAGCGAGAAATTACCCTAAAGACCCTTTAATTAAAAACTTACCCTCTTCTTTCAAAACAGATGCATTGATTTTATGCCAAATAGAATATTCTAAAAAACGCCCCATAGCCTTTTTTAAAGCCGCTCTTCTAAATGAAAGCCATACAATGATAGCTTACTTAACAAAAGAAAATAACCAAATTGTGGCTATCCCTTTTAAAGAGCCTTTTAAGAAAGCCCTTATCTTAAAACACAGCCAAAAATCCTTATTAGAATTGCCTAGGCATTGCGTGGTGAAAGTGGATATTAAAAAGCGTGAGATCAGCGAGATTTTAGGGGCTTTAGAAGATCCTTTAATAGATGAAAACCTTTCTTTAAATCTTTTTGATAGAGTGAAAGATTTTTCAAAAGATTGTTTGGGTTTAGCCAAACGCTATGCGCAACTTAAAGCGAGCGATTTTAAATGCAGAGTGGATTATTCTCATATCCCTTTTATCACCATTGACCCCAAAGACGCTAAAGATTTTGACGATGCGATTTTTTATGATCAAGAAAAAAAAGTTTTGTTTGTGGCGGTTGCTGATGTGAGCGAATTCGTGCCAAAATATTCCAGTTTGGATAAAGAAGCTAGGATTAGAGGCTTTAGCGTGTATTTTCCTAACAGCGTGTATCCCATGTTGCCTTTGAGTTTGTCTCAAGGGGCATGCTCGCTAAAGGCGTTTGAAAAACGCTTAGCTTTGGTGTATGAAATCCCTTTAGATGATTTAAAAAACGTCCAATTGTTTCAAGGCGTTATTGAAGTTAGGGCTAATTGCAGTTATGAAGAAATCAATCATTTTTTAAGCACCCAACAAAGCTCTTTGAGTAAAGATTTACAACAAAGCCTTTTGGGGTTTTTAGAAATGGCTTTGAAGTTAAAAAAGGAGCGTTTGAAAAAGGGGTTTAATTTCAATTCGTTTGAAAACAAGCTTTATTTAAACCAAGAAGGGCGTATAGAAAAAATTGAAACACAACAAGAAAGCGATGCACACACCCTTATAGAAGAAGCCATGCTCTTAGCCAATCAGTCTAGCGCTAGGTTATTGGATAAGCATTTTCAAAATAGGGGGATATACCGCACCCATAAAGAGCCAAGTTTGGAGCAACAAAAACGCCTCTACGCCAAGCTTTTTGATTATGAGATCACACGCCCTAAAAACATGGGCTTTTTCCCTTTTTTAGAGCATGCCTTAAAAATAGCCAAAGAAAAGAATGTAGAAAGAGAAGTTTCGCGCTTAATGATTAAATCTCAAAATTTAGCCCTTTATAGCCCCATGCAAGAAAACCATTTTGGTTTGGGGTTTGCTAGCTATACGCATTTCACTTCGCCCATTAGAAGATACAGCGATCTAGCCTTACACAGGCTTTTAAAAGAATTGTTGTTCCATCAAGCTAAAGGCTGCTCGTATTTGTTAGAAGAAATGCCTGAATTATGCTCTGAATTGAACGCTTTACAAAAAAAGGTTGCTTTGATTGAAAGGGATTTCATCAAGCGTAAATTCGCCCGCTTGGCTTTAGAGTATTTAGAAAAAGAGTTTTTGGGCGTTGTTTTAGAAACTAAAGATGAAGTAATCGTGGGGCTAAAAGAGTGGGTAGGGCTTAAGGTTTTAGTAAAAACGAACAAGATTTTTAAACCCTTAGAAAAGGTGCGCGTTAAAATCACGCATGCTCATTTAATTTTAGGGCAAGTTAGGGGTGAAATCACAGAAAGGATTAAAGAGCATGTATCGTAA
- the frr gene encoding ribosome recycling factor: protein MLQTIYNETKDLMQKSIQALNREFSTLRSAKVSVNILDHIKVDYYGTPTALNQVGSVMSLDATTLQISPWEKNLLKEIERAIQEANIGVNPNNDGETIKLFFPPMTTEQRKLIAKDAKAMGEKAKVAVRNIRQDANNKVKKLEKDKEISEDESKKAQEQVQKITDEAIKKIDESVKNKEDAILKV, encoded by the coding sequence ATGTTACAAACGATTTATAACGAAACCAAAGATTTAATGCAAAAGAGTATTCAAGCCTTAAACAGAGAGTTTTCCACTTTAAGGAGCGCGAAAGTTTCAGTCAATATTTTAGATCACATTAAGGTAGATTATTACGGCACACCCACGGCTTTAAACCAAGTCGGCTCCGTGATGAGCTTAGATGCGACTACCCTACAAATTAGCCCTTGGGAAAAAAACCTACTCAAAGAAATTGAAAGGGCCATTCAAGAAGCCAATATCGGCGTCAATCCTAATAACGATGGCGAAACCATTAAGCTTTTTTTCCCACCCATGACAACAGAGCAAAGAAAACTCATCGCAAAAGACGCCAAAGCGATGGGTGAAAAGGCTAAAGTGGCTGTGAGGAATATCCGCCAAGACGCTAATAATAAAGTGAAAAAATTGGAAAAAGACAAAGAAATCAGCGAAGATGAAAGCAAGAAAGCCCAAGAACAGGTGCAAAAAATCACCGATGAAGCCATTAAAAAAATTGATGAAAGCGTGAAAAACAAAGAAGATGCGATTTTAAAGGTCTAA
- the rpsR gene encoding 30S ribosomal protein S18, which translates to MEKKRYSKRYCRYTEAKISFIDYKDLDMLKHTLSERYKIMPRRLTGNSKKWQERVEVAIKRARHMALIPYIVDRKKVVDSPFKQH; encoded by the coding sequence ATGGAAAAAAAACGCTATTCAAAGCGCTATTGCAGATACACTGAAGCTAAAATTAGCTTTATTGACTATAAAGATTTGGACATGCTCAAGCACACGCTATCAGAACGCTATAAAATCATGCCTAGGAGATTGACAGGCAACAGCAAAAAGTGGCAAGAAAGGGTGGAAGTGGCGATTAAAAGAGCCCGCCACATGGCTTTAATCCCCTACATTGTGGATAGAAAAAAGGTCGTGGATAGCCCTTTTAAACAGCATTAA
- a CDS encoding shikimate dehydrogenase, which yields MGLKSFGVLGNPIKHSKSPLIHNACFLTFQKELGFLGHYHPILLPLESHIKNEFLNLGLSGANVTLPFKERAFQVCDKIKGIALECGAVNTLVLENDELVGYNTDALGFYLSLKQKNYQSALILGSGGSAKALACELKKRGLKVSVLNRSTKGLDFFQNLGCACFTTTPKGAFDLIINATSASLNNELPLDKEVLKGYFKESRLAYDLAYGFLTPFLSLAKELKLPFQDGKGMLIYQASLSFEKFSSSQISYSKAFEIMRSVF from the coding sequence ATGGGTTTAAAATCTTTTGGGGTTTTAGGAAATCCCATCAAGCATTCCAAATCGCCCCTAATCCATAACGCTTGTTTTTTGACCTTTCAAAAGGAATTGGGGTTTTTGGGGCATTACCACCCTATATTACTCCCTTTAGAAAGCCATATCAAAAACGAGTTTTTGAATTTAGGGCTTAGTGGGGCTAATGTAACCTTGCCCTTTAAAGAAAGGGCGTTTCAAGTTTGCGATAAAATCAAGGGTATAGCACTTGAATGCGGAGCAGTCAATACGCTTGTTTTAGAAAATGATGAGCTTGTGGGTTACAATACCGACGCTTTAGGGTTTTATCTTTCTTTAAAGCAAAAAAACTATCAAAGTGCTTTGATTTTAGGCTCTGGAGGGAGCGCTAAAGCCCTAGCGTGCGAGTTAAAAAAACGAGGTTTAAAAGTGAGCGTGTTGAACCGCTCCACTAAGGGCTTGGATTTTTTCCAAAACTTGGGTTGTGCATGCTTCACTACCACTCCTAAAGGTGCTTTTGATTTGATCATTAACGCCACTTCAGCGAGTTTGAATAACGAATTGCCTTTGGATAAAGAGGTTTTGAAAGGGTATTTTAAAGAGAGCCGGCTCGCTTATGATTTGGCGTATGGGTTTTTAACGCCCTTTTTGTCTCTAGCCAAAGAATTAAAACTCCCCTTTCAAGACGGAAAAGGCATGCTCATCTATCAAGCCTCTTTAAGTTTTGAAAAATTTAGCTCTTCTCAAATCTCTTATTCAAAAGCGTTTGAAATCATGCGAAGTGTTTTTTGA